The Moraxella haemolytica genome window below encodes:
- a CDS encoding TerD family protein produces the protein MTQSNFDKPLKTFFEPKTLRELDSTGHILIPSIRYEETKIPKQGLKKYLAYLPAISKQPISMDIDMGCVLLNQAGEVVDCVHYGQIRTEDASVRHGGDALVGAIEFEDKFINQEQISIYLDKLADNIHHIAIVISSYHKHSLHLSNKGVAELRDNDDILLHEIELPSLDKDTQAIIAWHLKKDNDDWVVHSPLTPIKHDDLAKILHSIKDVLNLTGPSGMN, from the coding sequence ATGACCCAGTCCAACTTTGACAAGCCTTTAAAGACCTTTTTTGAACCCAAAACCTTAAGAGAACTTGATAGTACAGGACATATCTTAATTCCGTCCATACGCTATGAAGAAACCAAAATCCCCAAACAAGGATTAAAAAAATATCTCGCTTACCTACCCGCCATCAGCAAACAGCCCATCTCCATGGATATTGACATGGGCTGTGTGCTACTTAATCAGGCAGGAGAAGTGGTGGACTGTGTACATTATGGGCAGATACGAACCGAAGATGCCAGCGTCCGTCATGGTGGCGATGCACTGGTTGGAGCAATAGAGTTTGAAGATAAATTTATTAATCAAGAACAAATCAGCATATATCTAGATAAACTAGCCGATAACATTCATCATATTGCTATTGTTATTTCAAGTTACCATAAGCATTCATTACATCTTAGCAATAAAGGCGTCGCTGAGCTTAGAGACAATGACGACATTCTGCTACATGAGATTGAACTACCATCTTTGGATAAAGACACGCAGGCAATCATCGCTTGGCACCTAAAAAAAGACAATGATGATTGGGTGGTGCATTCTCCGTTAACACCCATTAAGCATGATGATTTGGCAAAAATCCTACACAGTATCAAAGATGTGCTAAATCTGACCGGTCCATCTGGTATGAATTGA